ACAGTGAAGTATCTGTAATTTCTTTTTGTCTTCACCTTATATGCTCCCCAAGTATTAATGTGCACCAACTGAAAGGGTTCATCAGCTATAGACTTGCTGATTTCACATGGTAGCTTAGTAAATTTGGCTAAAGGGGAGGTGAGACATATTTCTTATGATGTGTTCTTAAACCCTTTTAGTCCGTGTATCTTACTTATCTTTCTCATAGGAGCATGTCGCAACCTGTGATGCCAAAGAGTGGTCACATCCACTTCCTTAACACCTCTGATGGTGGCTGGAACATCAAGAGAGGTAGTGGTTGTCATGCATTGCACTATCTTGTTTTTTTATTTCTGCTACAACTGAATCAATTTCCTTGTTTACTAGGTGGTATAACCCATTACAAACTTTTCCCACTCCTTTCACACTGGAGCTTTTTATATCTTGGATTATGAAAAATTCATGGTGGAAAATCACTTTGCAGTGACCATATTGAGTGAGTTTCTTCACAGAAAGGAGGTTGTATTTGAAACTCGACACACACAACACTTTTTCAGTTTCAGTCTGCATTTCAGGGCTACTTCTCCAGTGTGAGAGATGGTTGGTGTTTCACCAGTTGGCAGATTGATTTTAGGCTTGTTCGTACATGCAACCACATTATTTAGGATGCTCACATTCTCTGTTATGTGGTGTGAAGCACCCGTTTATGATCCATTCAGTGGTCATGGCATCAGCAAAATAACAGCTAACCATATTCGAGTAGCTCACCTCCATCTCTTCTTCTGTATCTGATGATGGTTCAACCTTGGAGGGTGTGGGAAGCATTCTCAGAAGTTGCTCTATTTGCTGGGTAGAGAAGCTACTGGATAGATCATAGATTGAACCCTTTGAGGGTGTGGGAAGCATTTTCACTTGTGCTATGAGCATTTGCAGCCATTCTAAACTTGTTGCCTCCGTTTCCTTTGTTCCATTTTCGGTTTCCTTTAGAGCTACCCCCTCTGTCCTTTGTGTAGGGTTTCTTGGTGTTGTAATCTCTTCCCTTTACTCTGGTTTGTTGTTGATTCCTTGGGCGCCATTCAGGATAGCCTATCATAGTCCAACATTTATCTTGACTATGTCTTGTCCTTCCACATGCACTACATGAACTGTCTTGACCTTTGCTGTACATTGCAACCACATCAGTCTCTTCTTTCACGGATTTCAGCAATTCTCTTTGAGACTCCTCTTGCTGAAGACAACTGCAAGTTGTTTCAACAGTGGGTAGAGGTGTCATCATGAGCAATTGGCTCCTCTGAGGTCCATACACCTCATGGAGACCGTTTAGAAACTGGAAGAGTTTATGTTCTTCCTGCTGTTTGTTCAAAGCTTGAACGAAAGCATTGACCTCTGTGGTCATAGTGGTGATGTCAAGAAAGACATTCATATCTATGTAGTAGTCAGAAATAAGTTTTCCCTTTTGCTTAGTCtcatatattttcttttcttgatCCATTTGACACTGAGTATCTCTCCTCTAAATGTTTCCATATCTCAGCACAGTTAGACATGAACATAACAGACTTTTTATCGACTCAGACACAGACCCTATTATCCATGAGATTACCATATCATTACACGTATCCCAACATTCTTGTTTAACTTTATCTAAAGCATCTCTTTTTACAGCTCCAGTGACAAATCCCGTTTTCCTCTTTGATCATAGAGAGATTTCTTTAGATCTTCTCCAAGATCTGTAATCACTAGAGaaaaaaacatcataagttaCCCTTAAAAAAGGCTTATAATTTGCCCTTTATAAGGACAACTTATGTCCATTGACCTGAACAAAACCCCGTTTGGATTTCCGTTTGCCACCTCTAACCACCTTAAACAAGCATGATTCAACCATCATGAGTTCTTGTCCAACTGAAGCCCTTATCTTATGAAATCCCTCTCCCCTTTATAAGTTCCCTAACTTCATTTATAGAGTCTtgtaaaaaaaatgttcattttaagTCCCACTTTGCAGCAGCAGCCAGAGAGCACCCTAAAGATCAATTGTGCAAACATAGTGTTCCATCCGAGGCATTAATGGATAGTCCTTCTCCATACTTCCAAATATCTCCCAACCTTGGAAATCCAGCATATCTGTATATGTGCATGCCCTCGCTGAGATAACACACGGGATTTCACTATAAGGACATTAATGAcagtcaaaaatcaaaaatataaAGCATAAACAAGGCTTTTCAGGTTACACTACTATAATAGTAATATGCATGTGAGAAATAAATGAACAAGACAAGCCCTTTCAAGTTTAGATCATTTCAGATAGCCATCGATTTGTAATAGTATAATTATCAATTTCAGTAATTCTCTCGTGAGATTATCAAGTTACGCACCTTCTGCACCCATCCGTGCAGTTCTTCATTTTTTTGCAAACTCCTGTTTGTTGGGATCTCTTTGCAAAATTAATGAGTTAGCAAGTGTTTGCCTGAGCAGAGTGCTAAAAAAATTCTGCCAAAATGTATTTGAAGTGGCTATAAAAAACTTCTTGCCCTTTGCTCTTTATAGCCCGTTTAATGGCATATATCTGCAGATCTGTCATTTCCAAAAGCCAATATGATGCAGACACATGAAAAAGgtgattataaaaaataatcatgTGGTTGTTCTGCTTTCTTGCCAACTTAAAGGTTTTAACGCATAAATTTTGGGGCTAATCATGTTCATCCTCATCTTAGACCAGCATGAAACCGTTTCTGACCATTATTGGTTCCTGTCCAACTCAAGTTCGTATCTTTTGATATCCCTCTTCGCTTCATCAGTTCCCTAACTTTACTTGCGGAGTCCCACTTTCCAGCAGCAGCAAGAGAGTCTGATAGGGAAATGTATGAACACATTTTAAAAATTTCATCTGCCGCTACACCTGCCTTCTCTAGTTCACCATGCAATTTACATGAACTGAGCAAAGCAGTCCATACATCAGAATTAGGTTTTTCAGGCATTCTCATTACAAATTCCCATGCTTGCTCTACGTTTCCAGAGCGCCCTAAAAGATCTACCATACACGCATAGTGTTCCATCCGAGGCTTTAATGAATAATCCCTTTCCATGCTTTCAAAGATCTCCCAACCTTTGTCTACAAACCCAGCATATGTGCACGCCGAGATAGCACATAAGAATGTTACATAGTTGGGTTTTATTTGAGTCTCCTGTCTCAATTTACCAAACATTTCAATAACTTCATAGGGTTTCCCATTCTTTCCATACCCATCAATCATGGAAGTCCAAGAGAATATATTCTTTTCGGGCATGTAAATAAACATTTGACGCGCATCATCAGTTCTCCCACATTTTGAATACATATCTATTAGAGGACTCCCAATCTTCACATCAGTCAAATACCTAGTTTTCATCAGATGACTCTGTACTTGTTGACCGGTTTTAACGGATGTCAACAGAGAACATGCTCCAATTATACTGGAAAAAGTGGAAATTGTAGGTAAATAACTCTGTCTTTGCATCTCAATAAAAATTCCAAGAGATTTCTCTGCTGTATCTACTGATTTGCTATAACCTTCAATCATAGCATTAAATACCACAACATCTTTGTCAACTATCTCCTGGAAAAGTAACTCATCATCCTCCATGTGACCACATTTTATGTAACCGGATATCAATGAAGTAGAACATATGGCATTCTTTACCAACATTGAATCAAACAAACACCTAGCATAACCAAGCCTTTCACATTTAACATACATATCTTCTAAGGTAGGAAAAAGAACAACATCCACAACACTGTCATATTTTAGACTCTGGGCATGCACCTGTCTTCCTATGTCACAGGTCAAAAATAAGGGAGCAAATATTGAAGCCCACGCTTTCAATACCAATGAATGTGTAAAGCTGTCAGGCTTTTCATCAGAATTGCACATCTGCCGAACCAAGTCAAATGTTTCCATAACTTTTCCATGCTTTACATAAGCATTAAGCATATAATTATAAGCAGATAAAGATGGGCCAGGCATCTCCTCAAGCAACTTTCTTGCATCTTTCGTAAAGCCGGATTCCAAATGAAGTATGAGGAGTTTGATGGTAATGTTCTTATTAAGTTGAAAACCTGCTTTCAGAATATAGCTATGAATATTTAAGCCATGTGACGGTGAATCTGAATTTATGTACTGTTGAAGAGTGGTTGACAGTGAAACATAAGTTGAATCTGACGAGCAGGCAGCTGCTGGTGCAGTAATCGAGCTGGAAAATTGAAATTTAGGCACATGCAAATTTGAGAAACATAAAGATCTAACTTGGGATATGTTGGCCCTTCTCATCTTACACCATAACTATTTCTCACTATGACGTGATAAGTTAGAATGTAACaattaaaatacaaaaataaacttTCGACAAAACGACAAGCAATAAACTAAATGCTTTCaactaaatttaattttcaaatatgCAACCTATAGAAGTTACTTTTAAAATTAGAAAGGAAAAGCCATTCTCAACAGAACAACGAATGGCATTTCGAATAATTTCAATGTAAACAACCATCAAGGCATTACCAAGATGTTGTTTGAGTTGTGCACAAATAATATAGCAACCTAAAACAACACCAACATCAAATAGATGGGACAAAAGGGTTTGAGTGTACACATCCTTATCCCTCTAATGGAAAGGTTAACATTAGACCCAGAACTCCAAATGCAGCAACCATCAGCTACACCAAAGATAATAACCGCAAATAGTCCTATAAGCCAATTTTAGTTCGTCCATTATAATTCAAAACCTAATAATAATGAATCTCTCGACCCCAATAAAAGTGAAGTATTGTTGGTTTATAAACTATTGTAGCTTGATAAAAACTACATTATCAACTTCCATATCAGCATCAGCTTGATAAGCGCACCCACAGAGTCCCAGGCACTACAAGAAAGCGCGTGATTACCAACCGTTTTTACCGACCGCCAAAAAAATGGtcagtaaaaatatttttatcgACCGATAATGAAGAAGTCGCTAAATTTACTGTCCGATTGAAGAGCGGTtggtaaatttaaaatttaccaaCCGCCTTCAAAACGGTCGTAAATTTAGCGACTGCTTTACCTCTTTTATGACTATTTAACAGTCGCTAAATACCCGACTATTATCaaaacaaattttaaattttagtaACCGCTTATTTAATATCTCCGACCAATAAGCGGTcgctaaattaaaaaaaaaaagtaactaaTCAATTACTGACCAACTTCTCTTTCCTCCTTCAAGGTCTTCGaccatttcaaaaaaaataaaaaacaaatttgcTTGGGCTCTCAACCTGACATCGCAGCCGACGAGGTCTCCGCCCACGACGCAGACGCAGCCGACGAACCGTCGCCGCCACCCGAACCGTCGCCGCAACCCAGCCGCGCACGACCCACCCTGCCCAGCGGCGCACGGCGCCCCCCCAGCCAGCTGCGCGCCCACCCCAGCCTACCGACTCGCCCACCCGCGCACAACTCCACCCACCGGACCGGACTACTCAGCCGATTCCATCGACGATTTCCCATCCCAGGTAAGCTTTGTTCTtaatttttcataatataatgCTTCAATTTTTCAAACCCTAACTTTGTTGTTTGTATCAAATGTAGATTTTCTATGTGAACTCTGTGAACTCTTCGATCTTTGAAGGTAATCTTTTTTTCTCTTCTAATTTAGTGACCCATAATTATGGAATGACTTGTTTTGAATCCCTTGGATTTATTAGTTGTTTGGTAAAAAATACTGATCTCTGAATGTGAAATTACGAGTGATAAAATGCTGAAGAATCCATAGGTAGCAGAACTATATTATTCTTTAATCCATGATATGTTGTGCGCCTTTGCCCAAGGAATTCTGGTTTATTGGTTGGGTTCATAGAGTTCATTTCTGTTGGTGGTTAGTGGAAACTTGAACATCTAGAATCTAATAAGCTGTATGATTGTTCTGTTGGATGGGATAGATGCACATCGACGTTTTGCACATCAATGGTTATTTTTTTCAATGAATTTATGGAATGACTTGTTGGAAAGTTTTGGAGATGTATGGAAATTATGgaaattttatgaaattttcaaggaatgacatatttaatttgatGTATGTGTAAGATTTTAAGAAATTTAATTTTATACCAAAATTTCAAGGAATACCATATTTAATTTGATGTATGTAAATGTTATGAAATTTTCAAGAAAGTTTCAAGGAATGTCATATGAGAAACAACGAATAATTTAGAGAATGAATTTGAGTACTAAGTAAGTGTATTGAATAAATTTGTGCATGTTTAGGTGTTTAttgtaaatgcattttattatttatatgggACCGAAAATGGGAACGAAATGcattatttagcctatatatgacctatatcgaccaaatatgacctaaatgtgcttaaattgattagaatcagttttagaaaccttgaatatgccacacaaaacatgtaaatggtttgaaatgacaagtttggttccttagctcaacgttgggcgagaaaatgacattttaggcaaaatatgacctataacgaccaaataagccttagatgtgagtaaatacatttgaatgtgacttagcaagttaaaacaaagcttatgaaacatggtcaaagtttaaaatctgcccctaggtgatttagttgaaaaacgggaccgaaaatgccttatttagcctatatatgacctatatcgaccaaatatgacctaaatgtgcttaaattgattagaatcagttttagaaaccttgaatatgccacgcaaaacatgtaaatggtttgaaatgacaagtttggttccttggCTCAAAGttaggcgagaaaatgacattttaggcaaaatatgacctataacggccaaataggccttagatgtgagtaaatacatttgaatgtgacttagcaagttaaaacaaagcttatgaaacctgttcaaattttaaaatctgcccctaggtgatttagttgaaaaatgggaccgaaaatgccttatttagcctatatatgacctatatcgaccaaatatgatctaaatgtgcttaaattgattagaatcagttttagaaaccttgaatatgccacacaaaacatgtaaatggttttaAATGACAaatttggttccttagctcaacgttgggcgagaaaatgacattttaggcaaaatatgacctataacgaccaaataagccttagatgtgagtaactacatttgaatgtgttttagcaagttcaaactaagCTTATAAAacacgttttaattttaaaatcagcccctaggtgatttagttgaaaaatgggaccgaaaatgccttatgtagcctatatatgacctatatcgaccaaatatgacccaaatgtgcttaaattgattagaatcagttttagaaaccttgaatatgccacacaaaacatgcaaatggtttgaaatgacaagtttggttccttagctcaaagttgggcaagaaaatgacattttaggcaaaatatgacctataacggccaaataggccttagatgtgagtaactacatttgaatgtgtcttagcaagttcaaactaatCTTATAAAacacgttttaagtttaaaatcagcccttagttcttttagttgaaaaatgggagcgaaaatgccttatttagcctgtatgtgacctatatcgaccaaatatgacctaaatgtgcttaaattgattagaatcagttttagaaaccttgaatatgccacacaaaacatgtaaatggtttgaaatgacaagtttggttccttagctcaaagttgggcgagaaaatgacattttaggcaaaatatgccTTATAACggccaaataggccttagaagTAGTAACTACATTTGAATGtgtcttagcaagttcaaactaagcttatgaaacatgctttaagttcttttagttgaaaaatgggagcgaaaatgccttatttagcctatatatgttttaaggttaaatGTGCTCAATTTAATATATTTGTTGTGCATGGGTGATAATCATTTTAATTCTTGTAGGAAAACTATGAAAAAAATGTTGCTGAATGCGTTGAAAAAGGCATTGCTAAAGATCCCAACCAAATCTACTTTGAGACAGTAGGTGggagaaagaagggaaaggTCCCCGGGCTGGGGAGTGGAGACTCTCTATACTTTGCGCCATCTAGAAGGGGTGGTAGTTCTTCTAGCTCATACACCCCATCTATTTATTCTCAAATGTCAACTCGCTTGGAAGAGACTCAACAACAGTTGACTCAAAAATCCATTGAGcttgaaacaacaaaaaatcagATGTTAAAGGCTATGGAGGACGATCTACTTTTGAGGCAGAGCGActagagagaagaaagagaagcAGAGCGACTAGAGCATCAAAGGGAGATAGAAAGGGAGagacaagagagagaaaaggagagACGAGAGAGAGAAGAACATGCCGCCCAGATGAAAAAGGCAATGGAGTCTTACGAGAGGATGTTCAGTCAGTATACTGGTATTCCTTTCTCGCAGTCGCAGGTCCCTTGAGAGCGGCGGGACACCTTTGTGTTATGTAATTAGTATTCTTGTATACCTAGTTGCAACTTTTCTTTTGAGTCCTTTATATTATGAATGTAGTAAGATGTTTAAACAAAATTAGGTGTATTATGAATCTTGTtgtatgactttgaacaggtttAATATTATAACATTGACAGGTTTCATACGATATTACAGGATTAATATAAATTCGTATAAATACAGACAAATTATATCCTAATTAAACGCTTAAATACAGGTCACAAGTGTAGTCACTACTTTAGTGACCGCCTTGGAAgtcgctaatttagtgaccgccttggcagtcgctaatttagtgaccgccttGGCAGttgctaatttagtgaccgccttggcagtcgctaatttagtgaccgcgaCCGTTTTCCGCGTTTTACCAACTACTTTTGGCGGTCGGaaattaatcaatttcttgtagtgagagTGACATATTCACGCTCAAATTTTCCATGTGAGATCAACTTTTAAATTTATAACTTAAGCACAAGCGGGATGTTGAGCTAAAAGCACCCCCCAACAAGGTGCACGGATTGTACAACCAACTGAAATCGTATTAGatctaggctccgtttggtagggcgtaaaatgTTTTCATGAAAAACGATTTGCCCCTTTTTATTCATTTTACGTCGTTTGGATGGGTAagggatgaaaaacaatttttcatGACTCCCTCCaaggtggaaaacccttttccatttgaaagggagggaaaccacttttccttctttcctccttatctccctctcctttcttcccctcaatcttcaccatatTCTCCCGTTTTCCTTTAaggtaccaaacaaaggaaaactagtttggaattgtgttttcccttgaaaaatgttttccatggaaaatcattttacaatgaaaacgttttacgccctaccaaatgAAGCCTTAAAAGAAACTGGTCTTTTTATAGAACACTGCAAAATACTTTTTTGGAGGGAAAAGATTAGATgcctttattaattaattaagggaCAAATTGTCCATGAGTACATACGGGGAAATCTCATTAGGACAATGGTTCACCCACACTTGCTCCGAACCAAAAGGCATTAATCTAGCTAGGTGGTGGGCAGCAAAGCTCCCATCCCATTTTGTGACCAGCTAACTGAATCAAAGAAACTGCAAATACTAAAAACATCATCTAGCAGGGAGTCTAAGTCCGAGAAGAAAGTAGAGCCTTTGTTGAGGCGCTTGATCACTACCTGACTGTCCGATTCAAGTACTACTCTTCGAATGTTATACTTGCGCGCTAGCTGCGCCGCAAACACAATCGCTTTGCACTCTGCAATGTCGCTGGGCCAGATGCCACGCATTCTTCGACAACCCGCGAACAACACTTCTCCTTTCTCGTTGCGAGCAATGGCCACTAGACCCACCCAACCGTCCGCTGTCAAGTGTGCATCGCAGTTAACCTTTATAGCTCCTGCTGGTGGGGTACTCCAGACCTTCGGGCAGCAATGTGGGCGACCAGGTTTAGTACCATATATCTTGGAGTGATACTTGTCGTAGTCCTCCACCAACCTTTGCACTCGGTCAGCCACAACCAAGTGGGGTGTGTCTCTATTGTTGAAGACTTTGTCGTTTCTTCGGTTTCACACATACCACAATAGGGCAGCTCCATGTTGCTTGATCTTCTCTGGTTTGTCCTTCCAAAACTCGAGTACCTCCTTCAAGTCCGCGAAGCTGACACTGCTTACCAAGGCTTCACACCCACACTCCACCCATAAGTCACTCACCATGGGGCACGAGAACAAGGCGTGGCTCAAAGTCTCCGCCTCTCTATTGCACCACGGGCATGTGTCATTTTCGAGCACGTGCCTTGCTTTTAGCAAGGTTCTGACAGGAAGAGAACCAGTGCAGGCTCGCCAAAGGAAGTGGCGGACTTTGGGTGTTGTCTCCAGCTTCCATAAGTCGATCCAAGATTGGTGGAAAGTGTCAAAATTACAGGACTTACCGAGCATGTAGGCTGTCTTGACGGAGTATTTTCCATCAGATGAGTACGCCCATGTAAGGCAATCAGGTGGTTTGCGGATGCTCAAGGGAATAGCCATGATGCATGCTCTATCTCGTTCTTCGAAGTTCTCACGGATAGTATCAAAGTTCCATTCCATCTTCTCGAAATCAATAACTTTTTTAGATGACAGAATACGGCTACCATGTTCGTCAGCCACCCAGGGGTCGTCCCAAATATTGATGCTACCTCCATTTCCAACTCTTCAAACCAATCCCTCCTTAACCAACGCCTTCGACCCCCGTATGCTACGCCACGAGAAGCTCCCTGCTTGGCCTAGGCACGAGGACAAGAAATCTCCATGAGGGTAATATTTAGCTTGCATCACCCTCCCTAGGAGGGACTCCGGGCAGGATATGAGTCGCCATGCTTGGCGACCTAAAAGAGCTTCGTTAAAAACGGCCATATCTCGGAAACCCAACCCTCCAAGGCACTTTGGCGTGCACATATAGTCCCAGCTACGCCAATGAACTTTGCGTTGGGAGCTagaatgcccccaccaaaaattCGTAGTCATGGCTCGAATGTCGTCGATGACGCTCATAGGAATCTTGTACACCCCCATAATGTAGGTCGGGATTGCTTGAATGACAGCTTTAATGATTGTTTCTTTACCTGCGCGGGACAATAGCTTCTCTTTCCAGCCCTGTAGCTTCTTCCATATTCTATCTTTCAAGGCCGCGAAGACCGACTTCTTTGATCTTCCTATGATGGTGGGAATTCCCAGGTACTTTGCATGCTCATCAACCCGCTTCATTTTCAAAACACCCACTAATTCTTCCTGCCTCGAACCACACACACCTTTGCTAAAGGAGACTTCCGATTTatcataattaattttttgCCCGGAAGCTGCTT
This Spinacia oleracea cultivar Varoflay chromosome 6, BTI_SOV_V1, whole genome shotgun sequence DNA region includes the following protein-coding sequences:
- the LOC110803257 gene encoding pentatricopeptide repeat-containing protein At1g28690, mitochondrial-like, with protein sequence MRRANISQVRSLCFSNLHVPKFQFSSSITAPAAACSSDSTYVSLSTTLQQYINSDSPSHGLNIHSYILKAGFQLNKNITIKLLILHLESGFTKDARKLLEEMPGPSLSAYNYMLNAYVKHGKVMETFDLVRQMCNSDEKPDSFTHSLVLKAWASIFAPLFLTCDIGRQVHAQSLKYDSVVDVVLFPTLEDMYVKCERLGYARCLFDSMLVKNAICSTSLISGYIKCGHMEDDELLFQEIVDKDVVVFNAMIEGYSKSVDTAEKSLGIFIEMQRQSYLPTISTFSSIIGACSLLTSVKTGQQVQSHLMKTRYLTDVKIGSPLIDMYSKCGRTDDARQMFIYMPEKNIFSWTSMIDGYGKNGKPYEVIEMFGKLRQETQIKPNYVTFLCAISACTYAGFVDKGWEIFESMERDYSLKPRMEHYACMVDLLGRSGNVEQAWEFVMRMPEKPNSDVWTALLSSCKLHGELEKAGVAADEIFKMCSYISLSDSLAAAGKWDSASKVRELMKRRGISKDTNLSWTGTNNGQKRFHAGLR